A window of the Melospiza melodia melodia isolate bMelMel2 chromosome 25, bMelMel2.pri, whole genome shotgun sequence genome harbors these coding sequences:
- the LOC134429448 gene encoding dnaJ homolog subfamily A member 1-like, translating to MVKETGYYDLLGVRPAASLDEIKRAYRRLALRYHPDKNPSEGERFKQISQAYEVLSDAHKRALYDRGGERAMKEGGLGGRGGGGGFGSPMDIFDLFFGGGVRMRGRADRRGKTVVHQLSVSLEDLYNGSTRKLSLQKNIICRKCGGCGVREGAQRRCPKCHGSGMEVRIHQLGPSMIQQIQTVCSQCQGQGEWIRPRDCCLTCNGRKVVREKKILSVHLDKGMKDGQKITFHEEGDQVPGLEPGDIIIVLDQKEHPVFRRSGDDLIVRREISLADALCGCRQVIHTLDNRTLLVSSPPGDVIRPGDLKCIPNEGMPVYRSPFQKGKLILQFEVKFPEPGWLPTERLRQLQGFFPPQEEVMATEDTEEVELSDYTAHSGPGRRPYAGEAYHEDDFEDGMRQHVQCQTS from the exons ATGGTGAAGGAGACGGGTTACTACGACCTGCTGGGCGTGCGGCCGGCCGCCAGCCTGGACGAGATCAAGCGGGCATACCGGCGCCTGGCACTGCGCTACCACCCCGACAAGAACCCCAGCGAGGGCGAGCGG TTCAAGCAGATCTCGCAGGCCTACGAGGTGCTGTCGGATGCCCACAAACGGGCGCTGTACGACCGCGGAGGAGAGCGAGCCATGAAGGAGGGAGGCCTGGGGGGCCGCGGGGGAGGCGGCGGCTTCGGCTCCCCCATGGACATCTTCGACCTCTTCTTTGGAGGGGGAGTGAGGATGCGAGGCCGGGCAGACAGGAGAG GGAAGACGGTGGTGCACCAGCTGTCTGTGTCGCTGGAGGATCTGTACAACGGCTCCACACGGAAGCTGTCCCTGCAGAAAAACATCATCTGCCGCAAGTGTGGAG gctgcgGGGTGCGGGAGGGCGCGCAGAGGAGGTGCCCCAAGTGCCACGGCTCGGGCATGGAGGTTCGCATCCACCAGCTGGGGCCCAGCATGATCCAGCAGATCCAGACCGTGTGCTCGCAGTGCCAGGGCCAGGGCGAGTGGATCCGGCCCCGCGACTGCTGCCTCACCTGCAACGGCCGCAAGGTGGTGCGAGAGAAGAAAATCCTCAGCGTGCACCTGGATAAAG GCATGAAGGACGGGCAGAAAATCACCTTCCACGAGGAAGGGGACCAGGTGCCCGGCCTGGAGCCCGGGGACATCATCATCGTGCTGGATCAGAAGGAACATCCTGTTTTCCGGCGCAGCGGTGACGACCTGATTGTCAGGAGGGAGATCAGCCTGGCAGACGCCCTGTGTGGGTGCAGGCAGGTGATCCACACCCTGGACAACCGCACCCTGCTCGTGTCCTCCCCGCCAG GTGATGTGATCCGACCCGGGGACCTCAAGTGCATCCCCAACGAGGGCATGCCCGTCTACAGGAGCCCCTTCCAGAAAGGAAAACTCATCCTTCAGTTCGAG GTGAAGTTCCCCGAGCCGGGCTGGCTCCCCACCGAGCGCCTGCGGCAGCTGCAGGGCTTCTTCCCGCCGCAGGAGGAGGTGATGGCCACGGAGGACACGGAGGAGGTGGAGCTCAGCGATTACACGGCTCacagcgggccgggccggcggcccTACGCGGGGGAAGCTTATCACGAGGATGATTTCGAGGACGGCATGAGGCAGCATGTGCAGTGCCAGACCTCATAG
- the LOC134429080 gene encoding nestin-like, which produces MAMLSAESLAAPRALGEESLQMWDLNKRLEAYLARVKFLEEENELLRAEIQSSKSGRAGESWRAKYEEELRALRDALDVAFRDKCTAELARDNLYEEVQQVRSRCQKEQAAREAAKKELSLSRKELEEERRAQIWLKERAAQLEKEVQALLEVHEEEKAGLDQEIATFSHSLESFRCAPVALQPVEVEDYSKRLSEIWKGAVETYKAEVAQLEGSLCQAKENLWKAVEDNQQSQLQLQHLEKDLAGLKARKEMLEESLARQWQEQRGEAEKFQLAMEALEQEQQSLRAQIARVLEDRQQLMHLKMSLSLEVATYRTLLEAESSRLQVPAGEFRVTNGLRDLKLELSSSKASPASPEARRVLPCTPLPRVTKHPQSATLTPQSTRELQKITPALRGSAASRVRGLGALPPSPPQAGRASLALSPEQESCGVEGPAWPGGDEAAMSPGMECALPRASGDSGSASLQPLGDAHRLQYPAQLVSEALEDALKEMGDDAQPQEEPTPSSTWDVCAPSPVFPTKAVPEGPGEGQEGCEDEEKVGEVMLQGLAKESSTLQDTAPSPPSVDPPLGSQEDLGAWEEEEEEEEEEEVPAVLSPRDAEMEAQEGDEDLPGQPESSWEKPEEQRTQTPSTEPSHPSEDEEEEQGDVQQEGTDGQEEKCPHREVEKCPHREVEKCPHREVEAAGAVLVQSHQALPTEGHLEQDFADAGQERAEQHKMPRCEVDLAAEQGREQELCPEQEPSGAPEAIPAEEPPTGAGGDAGAGEGEKGEASREVLGEEDHGVGQDPMAGEDLGAGEGSEAGEDLGAGDHEAGEDLGAEYLGAGEDSGAGEVIGAEDLGAGEGSKIGEDLGAGDHEAAEDLGAEFLGAGEDLGEGEGSKLGEDHGAGDHEAGEDLEAEYLGAGEDSGTGEDFGAGEVLGAEDLGAGEGSRLGECSEAGEDLGAEFLGAGEDLGAGEGSKIGEDHGAGEDHGAGDHEAGEDLGAEFLGAGEDLGAEFLGAGEDLGEGEGSKLGEDRGAGEDHGAGEDHGAGEAGETLEGDSRAPEELQEGEEEEQEGLEPAEEPWAQEGDHGSAQEPWEVTAGDTEGPGQPAWAGATLEREQRGGTGPAELEEAQEDDEGDARRQEMRQQQALAQAELAQLGSVAQPVPTSPGAPGHSQELAEAPGELGQVPGASTEWALEETPGDTELAELESSELVAPGQVPGENSEWALEEATRDPELVALGQVPGASAEWALEETPRDTEPTQLESSELVAPGQVPGEWALEETPRDTEPTELGELESSELVARGQVPGENNEWALEETPRDTEPPELESSGLVAPGQVPGEWALEETPRSPELAVGTGRRVELEDTLPDSTPLHLYQQEMPMGTPSPDPPEGKDTTGTAPVCATAQQGQGRHRPPAASAPEEEEEEGDEEEGYFMVSAPGQEVSSSEEAEIPEDFEEIQVDAAEGGQDALEHLEVLAAGADEGMEVPTEEPEVPEDEEGTAELEEGPEEDPNCLGVVGPSSGGSGEPAQGATAWQGPEHPEDPDEELHSTAELEEGPEEDPSSVGVVGPSSEGSDEPAQGATAWQGPENPEDPHEELHSTAELEEGPEEDPNCLGVVRPSSGSSGEPTQGATGSAEEHPEDPHEELHSTAELEEGPEEDPSSVGMVEPSSGGSGEPTQGATGSAEGHPEDLAADLDDGMEVPTEEPEVPEDEEGTAELEEGPEEDPSCFGVVGPSSGGSGEPTAWQAPEHPEDPHEELHSAAELEGDARTPGLAGQEQEEDEDEDEPSTAPHDPSKARAELQAQAGPGGAEQPLEEQPGTEEEGALGSSGSLGQGGSPEVTPDIPDTAQLPVDIVEASGILEIVEQALEFNQELMGERVAEAGQEEDPELSRHEEEGSSLSSSSEEEPTVQEAPEGEPRAHNGLPSPEELPEFTEELLNGTSSTAPAQETPWEPSGVVPAQIASPGDGSATKPQGDGSATKPQGDGSLRGKQLSPVSPVLGEGVLSLAAQQQPCSSGDE; this is translated from the exons ATGGCCATGCTGAGCGCGGAGAGTTTGGCGGCgcccagagccctgggagagGAATCGCTGCAGATGTGGGACCTCAACAAGCGCCTGGAGGCCTACCTGGCCCGCGTGAAGTTCCTGGAGGAGGAGAACGAGCTGCTGCGAGCCGAAATCCAGAGCAGCAAGAGCGGCCGGGCGGGGGAATCGTGGAGGGCCAAGTACGAGGAGGAGCTGCGAGCGCTGCGGGATGCGCTGGATGTCGCCTTCAGGGACAAATGCACGGCCGAGCTGGCCAGGGACAACCTCTACGAGGAGgtgcagcaggtgaggagcaggTGCCAGAAGGAGCAGGCAGCCCGAGAAGCAGCCAAGAAGGAGCTGTCCTtgagcaggaaggagctggaggaggagaggagagcgCAGATCTGGCTCAAGGAGAGAGCGGCGCAGCTGGAGAAGGAGGTGCAAGCCCTGCTGGAGGTGCACGAGGAGGAGAAAGCGGGGCTGGACCAGGAGATCGCCACCTTCTCGCACAGCCTGGAGAGTTTCCGCTGtgcccccgtggccctgcagcccgTGGAGGTGGAGGATTACTCCAAGAGGCTCTCGGAGATCTGGAAAGGGGCGGTGGAGACCTACAAGGCAGAAGTGGCTCAGCTGGAAGGTTCCCTGTGCCAGGCCAAGGAGAACCTGTGGAAGGCGGTGGAGGACAACCAGCAgagccagctgcagctgcagcacctggagaAGGACCTGGCGGGGCTCAAAGCTCGCAAGGAGATGCTGGAGGAGAGCCTGGCCCGGCAGTGGCAGGAGCAGCGCGGGGAGGCGGAAAAGTTCCAG CTGGCCATGGAggccctggagcaggagcagcagagcctgcGGGCGCAGATCGCGCGGGTGCTGGAGGACAGGCAGCAGCTGATGCACCTCAAGATGTCCCTGAGCCTGGAAGTGGCGACCTACAG GACCCTGCTGGAAGCCGAGAGCAGCCGCCTGCAGGTGCCCGCCGGGGAATTCAGGGTGACAAACGGGCTGAGAG ATCTCAAactggagctgagcagcagcaaagcaTCGCCAGCGAGCCCCGAGGCCAGGCGGGTGCTGCcctgcacccccttgcccaggGTGACCAAACACCCCCAAAGTGCCACCCTGACACCCCAAAGCACCAGGGAGCTCCAGAAAATCACCCCAGCCCTCCGTGGCAGTGCCGCCAGCAGGGTtagggggctgggggctctcccacccagcccgccccaggcaggcagagcctccctcGCCCTCTCCCCCGAGCAGGAGAGCTGTGGGGTGGaaggcccagcctggccaggaGGAGATGAGGCAGCAATGAGCCCAGGGATGGAgtgtgccctgcccagagcctctggggacagtggcagtgccagcctgcagcccctgggagATGCCCACAGGCTGCAGTACCCGGCCCAGCTGGTCAGCGAGGCGCTGGAGGACGCCCTCAAGGAGATGGGAGATGATGCTCAGCCCCAAGAGGAGCCCACGCCCAGCTCCACGTGGGatgtctgtgctcccagccccgtTTTCCCCACCAAGGCTGTGCCAGAGGGGCctggggaagggcaggagggatgtgaggatgaggagaaggTTGGGGAGGTGATGCTCCAGGGGCTGGCGAAGGAGAGCAGCaccctgcaggacacagctccatccccaccaAGCGTGGACCCTCCCTTGGGGAGCCAGGAAGATCTGGGAgcatgggaggaagaggaagaggaggaagaggaggaagaggtccctgctgtgctgagcccaAGGGATGCAGAAATGGAGGCCCAGGAAGGGGATGAGGATCTGCCTGGGCAGCCAGAGAGCAGCTGGGAAAAGCCAGAGGAGCAAAGGACACAAACCCCCAGCACGGAGCCTTCACACCCCtccgaggatgaggaggaggagcagggagatgtCCAGCAGGAAGGAACAGATGGGCAAGAGGAGAAATGTCCCCACAGAGAAGTGGAGAAATGTCCCCACAGAGAAGTGGAGAAATGTCCCCACAGAGaagtggaagctgctggtgctgtCCTCGTGCAAAGCCACCAGGCTCTGCCCACAGaaggtcacctggagcaggactTTGCTGATGCGGGGCAGGAAAGGGCTGAGCAGCACAAAATGCCCAGGTGTGAGGTggacctggctgcagagcagggaagggagcaggagctgtgcccagagcaggagccctCAGGTGCCCCTGAGGCCATCCCAGCAGAGGAACCTCCCACGGGAGCTGGAGGAGATgctggggcaggggagggggagaagggagaggccagcagggaggtgctgggagaggaggatcaCGGGGTGGGACAGGACCCCATGGCAGGAGAAGACCTTGGGGCAGGAGAAGGCTCTGAGGCAGGAGAAGATCTTGGGGCAGGAGACCATGAGGCAGGAGAAGATCTTGGGGCAGAATATCTTGGGGCAGGAGAAGACTCTGGGGCAGGAGAAGTTATTGGGGCAGAAGATCTTGGGGCAGGAGAAGGCTCCAAGATAGGAGAAGATCTTGGGGCAGGAGACCATGAGGCAGCAGAAGATCTTGGGGCAGAATTTCTTGGGGCAGGAGAAGATCTTGGGGAAGGAGAAGGTTCCAAGTTAGGAGAAGACCATGGGGCAGGAGACCATGAGGCAGGAGAAGATCTTGAGGCAGAATATCTTGGGGCAGGAGAAGACTCTGGGACAGGAGAAGATTTTGGGGCAGGAGAAGTTCTTGGGGCAGAAGATCTTGGggcaggagaaggctccaggttAGGAGAATGCTCTGAGGCAGGAGAAGATCTTGGGGCAGAATTTCTTGGGGCAGGAGAAGATCTTGGGGCAGGAGAAGGCTCCAAGATAGGAGAAGACCATGGGGCAGGAGAAGACCATGGGGCAGGAGACCATGAGGCAGGAGAAGATCTTGGGGCAGAATTTCTTGGGGCAGGAGAAGATCTTGGGGCAGAATTTCTTGGGGCAGGAGAAGATCTTGGGGAAGGAGAAGGTTCCAAGTTAGGAGAAGACCGTGGGGCAGGAGAAGACCATGGGGCAGGAGAAGACCATGGGGCAGGAGAGGCAGGTGAGACCCTGGagggggacagcagagcccctgaggagctgcaggaaggagaggaggaggaacaggaggggctggagccagcagaggagccctgggcacaggagggTGACCATGGCAGTGCCCAAGAGCCCTGGGAGGTGACAgcaggggacacggagggacCAGGACAGCCAGCCTGGGCGGGTGCCACGCTGGAAAGGGAGCAGAGAGGTGGCACAGggccagcagagctggaggaggccCAGGAGGATGACGAAGGAGATGCCAGGAGGCAGGAGATGAGGCAGCAGCAGGCGCTGGCACAggctgagctggcacagctgggcagcgtggcacagcctgtgccaacctctcctggtgcccctgggcacagccaggagctggcagaggctccaggggagctggggcaggtgcCAGGTGCCAGCACTGAGTGGGCATTAGAGGAGACCCCCGGAGACacggagctggcagagctggagagctcagagctggtggcacctgggcaggTGCCAGGTGAGAACAGCGAGTGGGCATTGGAGGAAGCCACCAGAGATCcagagctggtggcactggggcaaGTGCCAGGTGCCAGTGCTGAGTGGGCACTGGAGGAGACCCCCAGAGACACAGAACCCACACAActggagagctcagagctggtggcacctgggcaggtgccaggtgagtgggcattggaggAAACCCCCAGAGACACAGAACCCACTGAGCTGGGGGAActggagagctcagagctggtggcacgGGGGCAGGTGCCAGGTGAGAACAATGAGTGGGCACTGGAGGAGACCCCCAGAGACACAGAACCCCCAGAATTGGAGAGCTCAGGGCTGGTGGCACCGGGGCAGGTGCCAGGTGAGTGGGCACTGGAGGAGACCccaaggagcccagagctggcagtGGGCACGGGCAGGAGGGTGGAGCTGGAGGACACCCTGCCCGACAGCACCCCCCTGCACCTCTACCAGCAGGAGATGCCGATGGGCACACCCAGCCCGGACCCTCCAGAGGGCAAGGACACCACGGGCACAGCTCCTGTGTgtgccacagcccagcagggccaaGGGAGGCACCGGCCACCAGCTGCCAGCGcgccagaggaggaggaagaggagggtgatGAAGAGGAAGGCTATTTCATGGTCTCTGCTCCCGGCCAAGAGGTGTCCAGCTCAGAGGAAGCCGAGATCCCGGAGGACTTTGAAGAAATTCAAGTGGACGCAGCTGAAGGCGGCCAAGATGCTCTGGAGCACCTGGAGGTGCTggctgcaggggcagatgagggtATGGAGGTGCCCACTGAGGAACCTGAGGTGCCCGAGGATGAGGAGGGCACTGCTGAGCTGGAGGAAGGCCCAGAAGAAGATCCAAACTGCCTTGGGGTGGTGGGACCATCATCAGGAGGTTCTGGTGAGCCAGCCCAGGGTGCCACAGCGTGGCAGGGACCAGAGCACCCAGAAGATCCAGATGAGGAGCTCcacagcacagctgagctggAGGAAGGCCCAGAAGAAGACCCCAGTTCTGTGGGGGTGGTGGGACCATCATCAGAAGGTTCTGATGAGCCAGCCCAGGGTGCCACAGCATGGCAAGGACCAGAGAACCCAGAAGATCCACATGAGGAGCTCCACAGCACAGCTGAGCTAGAGGAAGGCCCAGAAGAAGATCCAAACTGCCTTGGGGTGGTGAGACCATCATCAGGAAGTTCTGGTGAGCCAACCCagggtgccacaggctctgcagaagAGCACCCAGAAGATCCACATGAGGAGCTCcacagcacagctgagctggAGGAAGGCCCAGAAGAAGACcccagctctgtggggatggtggAACCATCATCAGGAGGTTCTGGTGAGCCAACCCagggtgccacaggctctgcagaagGGCACCCAGAAGATCTGGCTGCTGATCTAGATGATGGTATGGAGGTGCCCACTGAGGAACCTGAGGTGCCCGAGGATGAGGAGGGCACTGCTGAGCTGGAGGAAGGCCCAGAAGAAGACCCCAGCTGCtttggggtggtgggaccatCATCAGGAGGTTCTGGTGAGCCAACAGCGTGGCAGGCACCAGAGCACCCAGAAGATCCACATGAGGAGCTCCACAGCgcagctgagctggaaggggaTGCCAGGaccccggggctggcagggcaggagcaggaggaagatgaggatgaggatgagcccAGCACGGCTCCCCACGACCCGAGCaaggccagagcagagctccaggcccaggcagggcctggtggagcagagcagcccctggaggaGCAGCCGGGCACGGAGGAGGagggagccctgggcagcagcgggagcctggggcagggaggtTCTCCAGAGGTGACCCCAGACATCCCTGACACAGCCCAGCTGCCCGTGGACATCGTGGAAGCCTCGGGGATTCTGGAGATCGTTGAGCAGGCGCTGGAGTTCAACCAGGAGCTGATGGGGGAGAGGGtggcagaggctgggcagg AGGAAGACCCCGAGCTGTCCCGGCATGAGGAGGAAggctcctccttgtcctcctccagcGAGGAGGAGCCCACGGTGCAGGAGGCCCCGGAGGGCGAGCCCCGGGCTCACAACGGGCTGCCCAGCCCGGAGGAGCTGCCCGAGTTCACCGAGGAGCTGCTGAACGGCACCTCCAGCACGGCCCCGGCGCAGGAAACACCCTGGGAGCCCTCGGGGGTGGTGCCAGCGCAGATagccagccctggggatggcagtgccaccAAGCCTCAGGGGGATGGCAGTGCCACCAAGCCTCAGGGGGATGGCAGCCTCAGGGGGAAGCAGCTGAGCCCCGTGTCCCCTGTTCTGGGTGAGGGTGTCCTGAGCctcgcagcccagcagcagccctgctcctcaggGGACGAGTGA